The genomic segment ATCCTGTCGGCGCACTAAACAGGACCTGTAACGTTCGAAATGGGCAATGTTTCTGCCGGCCTGGCGTTGTCGGTCTACGATGCGATTCTTGTGCTCCCAACCAATTCGGATTCTCTTACGACGGATGCAAACCTTGCGAATGCGACACCATCGGATCCCTGTCGCTTCAGTGTGACGATCCTGATGGACAGTGTCGATGCCGAGACAATGTCGAAGGCCGTCGCTGCGACCGCTGTAAAGAAAACAAGCACGACCGTGAAGCTGGATGTAAGGATTGCCCGCCTTGTTACAATTTGGTACAGGAGGCCGTCGATCAGCACCGAGCCAAGATGGCCGATCTGGCAACGATTCTGCAACGCATCATCTCCAACCCGACCATCATCGCGGATCTTGATTTTGATAGAAAACTGGCCGAAGTCCAGGACCGTGTCGATCAACTCTGGGTAGACGCCAAGATGCAGAGTGGCGGTGACAAAAGCATAAGCATCCAGCTGGAAGAGTTGAAGAATAGATTAAaggtttgtttgattttttaaacttgatttaaaattttattctttcgatTGACTAATTCTCAATAAATGATTACAGCAAGTTCAACAAATGACTGGAGAAATTGAAATGCGGACGCAGAGTTCAAGACGCGCCACTGCAGCCGGAGTTGGCAATTTAACCGTGGCCGAAGCCGCAGTGGAACGGGCCAGAGAATCCCTTAAATCTGCTCAACGTTATTTGGAGACGGAAGGATCGGATGCTCTACAACGGGCGATCCAGCGCTCGGAGAAATTTGGCCAACAGAGCGAGCGCATGTCACAAATTGCTCGCGATGCCCGCCAAGCGGCCGACACACTTGACGATGCTGCGGCGCTGATTGAATCCACAGCGCAGGAAGCCCTCAACACATCCAGCAGTGCTTACCAGTTGGCTCGAGAAGCTGTCGATCAGCAGAAGAACAGTACAGAAGAAATCGGTGGACTCCGCAAGGAGTTGACCATTACTGAACAGACCCTTGCCCGCACTCAGGCTATGGCCAAGGAGGCGCTCACTAATGCCCAATCGGCTTACACCGAAGCTCTTAGTCTTCTGGGTGACGCCTACAGTCTGGTGGTTCCCAATGTTGAGTGGCAATTTATGAAACGCCAAGCTGCCCAGCATTCGGAAGAATCGCGTCAAATCAAGGCAGAAGCCGATCAGCTGGCGGCGGAAAACGCCAACATGTTGGATGAAGTTAGTGACCAAATCATTGGCGCTGGTGATGTGTTGGCCAAAGGAGTGGCGCAGCAGCAAATCGCGGATGAATTACTCGCTGACGCCGATGTAGCCTTGGGAAGGTCTCAAGAAGCCGTCTCACTGGGCGAAAAAACCCTTGCCGAGGCCCAAAAGACGCTTGAAACACTCgaaggtatttttttaatgaaacggCAATGACATTTCGTataggaatttaaaaatgattggaTCTTAGGTTTCGACTCGCTGGTGCaggaaagtaaagaaaaagctCGCGATGCTCTTGGTCAAGCCGTCGAAATCACAAATTTGATTGAGCAAGCTGAAGAAAGAACGCGAGAAGCGCAAAATGCCCTGGCCGGTGCCGAGTCCGATGCCCGAGTGGCTCGTGATTCTGCAAAACAGGCTCAAGAACACGCGGAACAAGCCTCAAAGGTATTAAAATTAACATTCGTTCAAAAGAATTAGgcaaatcaaacattttcattataAGGACGCTGTAATGATTCGCCAAGGCGCTTCAGAGACGAGAGATAAAGCCGGTCAATTGAAAGATACGGCCGAAAGTCTCACTGCTAGTGTAGCTGATACGGCTAACCGAATGAGAACTTTGGAAGCTGAAGCTGCTGAAGATCAAGGACTCGCTAAAGAggtcatttgaaatttaaaatgtgttaCTTTTCagcaatcaaaatgttttgttttatcaatTCGAAATCAGGCTTTGGAGAAGGCTAATCAAGCCAAGAGCATTTCAGCGGATTCGACTGTTAAAGTCCGTGAAGCCATCAGCTCAGTGAATGAGATTCTCATATCTCTCAATAACATGGGAAATATTGGTATTTATCAAAACATTACCTCAGCCCATTAACGGTTAACTAAATTCTGTGGTGCTTAACAGATACTGCCGCTTTGGATGAACTGGAGCGAAAATTAATCATTGCCGAACGGGACTTTATCGAGTCTGATATCGAACGGCGCATTGAAGAGATGAGGACGGCTCGAGTCACTCAGGTACGACTGAGAAGgttattttattatctgaATGTCgcaattcaattttgtttgtataTTTAGAATCAATGGGTAAGAGATTACGAAGAAGAATTGGCCCGTCTTCGACTAGAGGTCGATAACGTCGAGGCCATCAAGGAGGCTCTACCTGAGGGTTGTTGGAAGAGGCTGAAGTTGGAACCTTAATAACGGATGATTCCATATGTTTTGGGAGTTCCTTGGAACGCTCTTCGCcgttaaatgaaaaaaaaatgtttcaaaaccGTAAAAGTTTGACAGAAATCAATTTTCgtaaaggaaaaagattttaataggggggggggacaaaaCTATCGCCTAGCTCGTTACGTATCTAAATCGACTGGGCACTTAGTCATAAAACATCATACAAACTATGTTGATTGAAGTTAAGAAGTTAGAGAGCTTAACACAAAAGTTCTGTTTGCACTACTCTAGTTTTTCTTAGTTGTTCCGACTCCATCACTTTCTTTACATCGACTCCCCCTTTGTTTGGGGTGTGTTATtccgtttatttgtttaattctttttttttttcaatcttttcacATCACTGTGCCTTCCTCTCCAGAGTGCCGTTGATGTCGCAAGTGCCTGTTTGATACAATTATTTCGTCATGTGCCAAAATGATTCCTCcctaaccttttttttcaccttCCTTCACTGACAaatcaaattgtgtttagactCTTTTGTGCCCAGGATTTTAAATCGGAATTCTTTATCtgagattttttcaaaatgaattagtTAAAAATTGCATTAAGGGATTCTCTCTGATGAATGCCAAAGACGGACGTGCGTGTGTTTCCCACTCGTCATTTTCTTATAAACGTGACCGTTTGTTGTCGAACGCTGAAACTTCTTGTGGACCGAAAAGAATTCTGAATGGATCGATTATTCTAAATGTTTTTGgggataagaaaaaattacgtCTTAAttcccatctttttttaagcccTCTCCCGTTCATGCGTTTCCTCTGAAACAAACTTCCTTTTTGTATAataccttttttgaaaatccatGTTTGCACTCACTGCCGCTGTTTTGACTCAATACATGACCATTTAAACAAAGcagtttcttttatattatctATTATCGAAAAATATAGATAAATCGACAACATTTCCCGTCATAAAGTGATCTAGACAGGGTCGGAAGTGGCAGGATTAGTCGAGGAATTACCAACAAGCAggtcttttttccttttctttgtccTTGAGCTCATGATAAAAACCGTAGACGACCCACCAAAGGTACATACCTAGAGCTGTTATTTTAAGGGTAATACAATCAATTCATTCTcattaagttaaatttttttctcgaataATATTTAACTACAATACGCATACTTATCTTATCTGCATGACCATGGCAGTAACATAAAGCACGCCCAACCAGGTCGACGGAGGCCCGTTCGCCGCTTTCGGGAAAGTAGAGCCTCATGGCGTTGAAGTATTCCGACGGGTAAGAGTGTTCGTTCAAGTACCAATTGGGGTCAAAGTTTTGCTCCAGCTGGAAGATGCCCCAAATGTTGACGGAGACCAGGGCCGCTGTCATGATC from the Daphnia pulex isolate KAP4 chromosome 1, ASM2113471v1 genome contains:
- the LOC124188525 gene encoding laminin subunit gamma-1-like isoform X2, which translates into the protein MGRRSCLMVAVCLSVSLVLQSASATSWDGKTPWFTGSSCNCNGFSSRCYFDQALFDATGHGGHCLDCTANRDGPNCERCREQFYQREDNYCVPCNCDETGSRSLQCNREGKCSCKPGVTGDKCDRCEENFYDFGPQGCRPCGCNVAGSLGGQPRCDSETGSCSCKDHVEGQRCDRAKPGYFNLDAENLFGATPCFCYGHSSVCRSATGYARGLIESVFARSDEKWSALEQPGNRPITLAYNSLLGNIGVSAPGRDAVVFSAPERYLNDQRTSYNQQLHFTLRTNEAGARASIDDVVLEGSGLTISQPIFGQGNQLPSASNQVYSFRLHEHPDYGWNPRLSSRDFISVLANLTAIRIRGTYTPRGAGYLDDVKLETARRGGSGSPANWIERCNCPEGYVGQFCESCAPGFRHEPANGGPFARCVPCNCNGHADICDAESGRCICQHNTAGDNCERCARGFYGNALQGTPNDCNPCPCPNGGACIELADETVVCLECPVGYAGPRCELCSDGYFGDPEGRFGTRRPCQPCDCNGNVDPNAVGNCNRTTGECLKCIYNTAGYRCDSCLAGFFGDALALNKGDCRPCQCFRRGTLQLPSGTLQCDQVSGQCECKPNVMGNNCDRCLDGFFDLESGNGCQTCNCDPVGALNRTCNVRNGQCFCRPGVVGLRCDSCAPNQFGFSYDGCKPCECDTIGSLSLQCDDPDGQCRCRDNVEGRRCDRCKENKHDREAGCKDCPPCYNLVQEAVDQHRAKMADLATILQRIISNPTIIADLDFDRKLAEVQDRVDQLWVDAKMQSGGDKSISIQLEELKNRLKQVQQMTGEIEMRTQSSRRATAAGVGNLTVAEAAVERARESLKSAQRYLETEGSDALQRAIQRSEKFGQQSERMSQIARDARQAADTLDDAAALIESTAQEALNTSSSAYQLAREAVDQQKNSTEEIGGLRKELTITEQTLARTQAMAKEALTNAQSAYTEALSLLGDAYSLVVPNVEWQFMKRQAAQHSEESRQIKAEADQLAAENANMLDEVSDQIIGAGDVLAKGVAQQQIADELLADADVALGRSQEAVSLGEKTLAEAQKTLETLEGFDSLVQESKEKARDALGQAVEITNLIEQAEERTREAQNALAGAESDARVARDSAKQAQEHAEQASKDAVMIRQGASETRDKAGQLKDTAESLTASVADTANRMRTLEAEAAEDQGLAKEALEKANQAKSISADSTVKVREAISSVNEILISLNNMGNIDTAALDELERKLIIAERDFIESDIERRIEEMRTARVTQNQWVRDYEEELARLRLEVDNVEAIKEALPEGCWKRLKLEP